The stretch of DNA AATGCGGCAGCCACTTCCGCAACGGTGCAGAGTTCCCAATGGCCCGCAGCGTAGCTTAGCGGGGATTCTGAAACGCGGGAGTTTGTTACAATTGCTCTGGAGCAGGGACAGATGCTCCAGGTCGCGAAACTCCTGTGCGACCTCAAGTCGAGGGTACCTCAACCCCGACACAAAGCTGGGGACGTAGTTCAGTTGGTTAGAACGCTGCCCTGTCACGGCAGAGGCCGCGGGTTCGAGTCCCGTCGTCCCCGCCACTTCCCTTCTTTATCTAACAAATTACTGCGACTCTTGCAGCATTCCTTATCTCCTGGTCGGACATCAGGTGCTCTGGTTTTTCGCTTCGCTGAGGCTTTTTGCATCCAATAGAAAAAGTTCGAGAAGATGGGGTCTTCACCTTCAAGGTCTGACCGGAAAGCAGAATCGAGGAGAACGCGTCGGGCAACGATGTGAAATTGCTCGGAGGAAAAATAGGCTATTGGGCGTATTTGTGTGTCACGCTTTTAGGAAGCTACGTTGCCCTGAGCTACGGCTGTGCAGAAAGGCGCTGATCGAGTCTGAATCGGCCGGTCGAGAGAAAAGGTATCCCTGGGCCTTCTCGCAGCCGAACGAGCGCAGCTGTTCCAGTTGCGCCACGGTCTCGACCCCCTCTGCCACCACCGACAGACCCAGATTGTGCGCCAGCATAATAATGATGCGCACGATTTCCGAGCTCTCCGCATCCTCGCAGATTTTGGAGATGAATGCGCGGTCGATTTTTATCGTATCCACGGGAAAGCCCTGCAATCTGCTCAAAGAGGAGTAGCCCGTGCCGAAATCATCGATGCTTAAGTGAACTCCGAGAGCTTTGAGTTCGCCCAGCAGCCGCGCCGATCTTTCCGCATCCCCCATGGCGATGGTTTCCGTGATCTCCACGTCGACATCCTGGGGTGCGATTCCGGTTTCCTTGAGCACTTGCGCGATCTGGGCGGTCAGATCGGGCTGGGCAAACTGTTTGGGGGTGATGTTGACACTGATCCGCAGTGCGGGCTCGGAGGCGAAATCGGCGTGCCACCTTCGTATCTGCTGGCACGCGTCGCGCAGCAGCGCGCGGTTCAGCGGGAGGATGATGCCCGTCTCGTCCGCAACCGGGATAAATTCCGCTGGGGGCACTAGACCCCCGGGACGCTGCCAGCGGCTCAGAGCTTCAAATCCCACCACGCTCTCATTTTGCAAAGAAACGATCGGCTGATAATGAACCCGGAACTCTCCTAACTCCAGTGCCTGGCGCAACTCCGTTTCCAGGCGCAGCCGGCGCATCGCCGACTCATGCATGCCCTGATCAAAAACCCGCGACTGAGCTTTTCCCTCGCGCTTGGCCCGATACATGGCGATCTCGGCATCGCGAATCAGCTCCTCTGCTGCCGTGTTCGAGGGAGCACCGAAGGCGATGCCGATGCTCGCGCTGGTGATCACCTCGTGTGCGTTCACCTCGAAGGGCAGTGCCAACCTCTCCTGGATCCGCTCCGCAACGCGTATGGCATCGCTAGAGTCGCGAATGTCTTCGAGCAGCACGGTAAACTCATCGCCGCCCAGCCTGGCCAGGCCGGCCTCGCTCAAGGTCTCACCTTCTTCCGGCAACCCGGAGCGGGAGATGGTGTCGCTGCCGCGCAGAGATGCGCTCAACCGTTTCCCGATCTGGATCAACAGCTCGTCGCCCGCGCTGTGCCCCAGGCTGTCGTTTAAGAGTTTGAACTGATCGATGTCGATGAACAGCACGGCAAACATGTAGCGGGCATGACGCTGCGATAGAGTGAGGCTGTGCTGCACGCGATCGAGAAACAGTGCGCGATTGGGAAGATTGGTAAGAGCGTCATGCAACGCGTTGTGGGCGAGCCGATTCTCCGCCCATTTGCGCTCACTGATATCGCGATTGACTACGACCAGGCTCTGCACCTTTCCCGACGCCTCTTGAATTACACTCGCGGTCGATTCCAGAATTCGCCAGCTTCCGTCCTTGTGGCGGATGCGGTACTCGAGGCGCTCTCCGCGGCCGGTGACCTGCGCTTTTGCAGCGGCTTCGATGACGCGGGGACGATCTTCGGGGTGGACCTGTTCAATCGAAGGAGTCGACTTCAGCTCTTCCTGGGAGTAACCCAGAACCTTTTCGTAAGCCGGGCTGTTGTAGATGCGCCGGCCCTCAGAGTCGATGACCGCAATCATGTCGGCGGCGTTCTCGGTAATCACCTGAAAAAGCTGATCGCGCTCAGCCAGGCGCCGGCGTATTCGGTGCAGCAGCAGCTGTTGGTAGACGGTGTAGATGTCGAACAGGAGAACCAGAGCGGCCAGCGCCCTTACCCATTCCTTGAGATCCGTCCAATAGTTTTCCGAATCGGGACGGAAGCCGGTAAAGGTCAGCGAGACGATACCCGCGGTCAGCACCAGGGTCACGGTGACTGCAAAGGCCCACAGCCACCACTCCCGGCCCTCGAGCTTTCGCAAAAGCGCCAGCGGTCCGCTCGCCGTTGCTTCGTGTGTCGATTGCTCTCTCAAAGTTGCGTTCCCGGTCATGATTTATGCCAAACCTAAGAATGAATCGATCCATCGCTTCACCAATAGCCGCGCTGGATCGGTGTCTTCAAACTGAAATCCAAATAGGGAATCGCTCTTCCAACAGACGGCCGCTGCAATCGTCAATGCGGACCCGCCCGGCAGAGCAAACGAGAGCCGCAACCGCGAGCCGTTGTTCGCCAGCGTCCCGGAAAACTGCACCGACATTCCTCCGCCGCTGATTTCGCGGCTGGAACCGCGCAAGCTGCCATCCCCGCTCTGAATGCCGACTTCGGTCACCAAAGGGACACGGACATACCGCCGCAGCTCCTGCAGCAGGAGGGCGCAGGTCGCACGCGCCGTTCTCGATACCGCAGCTCGGTCGAGGGGAAGATCGAGGACGGCGTTGATGCCGAAGCTGGAGAAAGGTCGCATCTCCAGATCTTTGTCGGCCATTCCGTAGACAATCATCCTGCGATTGGAAGGCGATGAACGAATCGCTTCCAGAACGGGAATGGCGCTCTCGTTGAGCTGGAGGACACCTCCCTCGAATTTCTCCTGGCGGACACGGCGGGAAAACTCTTCGCCCACCCGCACTGCGCCGATCCCGCACTGCGCAAAAGCTCGTTCAACCGTGTCGCTGCTGGATGCATCCAGGTTAACGAGTGCCAGAACGGGAGAGTTCTGTGTGCTGCGCTGAGGCAAAATCGCCGAGGCTGCGGCGCTGTAAGCAGGCAAAGATGACTTCATGCTCATGGCTCGCACCGCAGTCCTCGAAAGCCGGCGCTCGTTTGCTCGCAGGTCGCTTCTCCTCCAAAATGGGAAAACTCCAGCACTCGGGAACCCATGCGCGCCGACGCCGCTCTGCAGCGGCTGTGTCCATTCACCACAACCTCAGGTCTAGCGGGAATCATCGCGATCGCGCGATCGATCTTCGCCGCGTACCCTGGCTTTCGCACGGTGCGGCGTGTGCAAGTCGACGTCTCGAGTTTTAGCGGAGAAGGTGGCCGCCTGCGCGTCCGGTTCAGTTGCTCCGCGCTTGGCGAGGGAGGCTGCAAGGGCTCTTCACCGCGCTGCATGGGTAAACCTCTCGGCAACCGTTTCCGGGATCAGAGCATGCCATTGACGAAGGAACTCGCCGTCAATCCATTCGCTGAGTCGTTCCCGATCCGGCAAACTCATTCCGGTAAAGGTCAGGCCGACTTTTGCGTTCGTAGCCGTCCAGATAACCTGTGCTCCGAAGTTCGAGATCTGCCGGCAGTGCGGCAGCCGGAGGCGCACCGTTATCTTCTCTCCCGCCACCAGTGGGGCGGCGCATTCGAGCGCCAGTCCGGTTTGGCTGATGTTGGTTGTGGCCGCGAGAAATTGCCGCGAGGTCGAATCTTGAACAATGGCCCGGCAAGCTAAAGCGTAGCGCGTGTATCGCCGGCGCTCTTTCAACATGATTCCATAGGCTGCGCGCAGGGCGCGAGTCACGTGTTCCTGAACCAGAGGCTTGTCAATCACAAAGTCCGCTCCCCCAAAGGCGAGTGAGCTGGTCCTGGACCGATGTGCCAGAGCGAAAATCACGGCCGTCCGGCTGGACGAAGAGGTGCGCACGTGCTGGATCAGCGCCAGTTCCGGATCGCTGTCCTGGTCGACGAAAAAGACATCGATTTTGCAGGTTGCAAGCGCGTCGATAAGCGACGAGGGCTGGTGAACGCTGGCGTGTATGCCAAGTTCGCCCAGGCACACGGGCATGGTCTCGAGCACGGAAGCATCGTTGGAAACGATGACCGCTTGTAGCGCACTGGACGCATTCATGTCTTTTTCTCCGGGCAAATTTGTGCTGCGGAATCGCTCAGCGCGGGACCACAACCAGGGTCTTCAGGATCGCCGGCGCTGCTTTCTTTCCCTTCTGCGCCTCTGGGGGAAGCATGCGAATCTCGTAGTTCTCAGACATGGCAGGCGATTTGAGGTTGTAAGTAATCCCATCCGACTCCTGGGTTGCGGGAGCCGGCGCCGCAACTATCGTATGAACCACCGGCATCACCACCACT from Terriglobales bacterium encodes:
- a CDS encoding EAL domain-containing protein; the encoded protein is MTGNATLREQSTHEATASGPLALLRKLEGREWWLWAFAVTVTLVLTAGIVSLTFTGFRPDSENYWTDLKEWVRALAALVLLFDIYTVYQQLLLHRIRRRLAERDQLFQVITENAADMIAVIDSEGRRIYNSPAYEKVLGYSQEELKSTPSIEQVHPEDRPRVIEAAAKAQVTGRGERLEYRIRHKDGSWRILESTASVIQEASGKVQSLVVVNRDISERKWAENRLAHNALHDALTNLPNRALFLDRVQHSLTLSQRHARYMFAVLFIDIDQFKLLNDSLGHSAGDELLIQIGKRLSASLRGSDTISRSGLPEEGETLSEAGLARLGGDEFTVLLEDIRDSSDAIRVAERIQERLALPFEVNAHEVITSASIGIAFGAPSNTAAEELIRDAEIAMYRAKREGKAQSRVFDQGMHESAMRRLRLETELRQALELGEFRVHYQPIVSLQNESVVGFEALSRWQRPGGLVPPAEFIPVADETGIILPLNRALLRDACQQIRRWHADFASEPALRISVNITPKQFAQPDLTAQIAQVLKETGIAPQDVDVEITETIAMGDAERSARLLGELKALGVHLSIDDFGTGYSSLSRLQGFPVDTIKIDRAFISKICEDAESSEIVRIIIMLAHNLGLSVVAEGVETVAQLEQLRSFGCEKAQGYLFSRPADSDSISAFLHSRSSGQRSFLKA
- a CDS encoding PilZ domain-containing protein yields the protein MKSSLPAYSAAASAILPQRSTQNSPVLALVNLDASSSDTVERAFAQCGIGAVRVGEEFSRRVRQEKFEGGVLQLNESAIPVLEAIRSSPSNRRMIVYGMADKDLEMRPFSSFGINAVLDLPLDRAAVSRTARATCALLLQELRRYVRVPLVTEVGIQSGDGSLRGSSREISGGGMSVQFSGTLANNGSRLRLSFALPGGSALTIAAAVCWKSDSLFGFQFEDTDPARLLVKRWIDSFLGLA
- a CDS encoding PilZ domain-containing protein, translating into MNASSALQAVIVSNDASVLETMPVCLGELGIHASVHQPSSLIDALATCKIDVFFVDQDSDPELALIQHVRTSSSSRTAVIFALAHRSRTSSLAFGGADFVIDKPLVQEHVTRALRAAYGIMLKERRRYTRYALACRAIVQDSTSRQFLAATTNISQTGLALECAAPLVAGEKITVRLRLPHCRQISNFGAQVIWTATNAKVGLTFTGMSLPDRERLSEWIDGEFLRQWHALIPETVAERFTHAAR